Proteins from a single region of Crassaminicella profunda:
- a CDS encoding 2-hydroxyacyl-CoA dehydratase subunit D, which produces MNERILEIYKNNVLQTLNDLRKDQTCPENSEYFFRLAQEYFLKNKTENNPPKIGLIGTCIPEEIIYALGAQPLWILGGSFGAGLAADEYVPRDTDPIVRSTIGMIKSGLVPSIYDCKAIITPVAYDGERKMVGVLSKDMEVWPVEIPPIKGNASSNLKWLQQIDKIRTLMEKKIGKKINEQNLMVAAKRVRLAKLQIKELMEIKKKNPQSISGSLMLFIMNTYYFNNDLKRWIDEMKTFNKELKNRMKNHEGYDTKPKILIMGSPIYFPNMKIPKLLEELGAEVAAFEMEGRFLYKDEITPYDSSLKGLLYHIALKHYLYDYSPYFISNEDRMSLLKNIARTRKIKGILYHVLKGHLSYDFELEDIEKAFSKEGIPVFRIETDYNYEDIEQLRIRTEAVIEMLSTKEINH; this is translated from the coding sequence TTGAATGAAAGAATTTTAGAGATTTATAAAAATAATGTGTTACAAACATTAAATGATTTAAGAAAGGATCAGACATGTCCTGAAAATAGTGAATATTTTTTTAGATTAGCCCAAGAGTATTTTCTTAAAAATAAAACAGAGAATAACCCTCCGAAGATAGGCTTGATTGGTACATGTATTCCTGAGGAAATTATTTATGCATTAGGGGCACAACCCCTATGGATTTTAGGTGGAAGTTTTGGAGCAGGACTTGCTGCGGATGAATATGTGCCAAGAGATACAGACCCAATAGTAAGATCAACTATAGGAATGATCAAATCTGGTTTAGTTCCTAGTATTTATGATTGTAAAGCAATCATTACACCCGTAGCTTATGATGGAGAAAGAAAAATGGTGGGGGTTCTTTCAAAGGATATGGAGGTGTGGCCTGTTGAAATTCCACCAATTAAAGGGAATGCAAGTTCTAATCTTAAGTGGCTACAACAAATTGATAAAATTAGGACTTTGATGGAAAAGAAGATAGGAAAAAAAATAAATGAACAAAATTTAATGGTTGCAGCAAAACGGGTTCGTTTAGCAAAACTTCAGATAAAAGAATTAATGGAAATAAAGAAAAAAAATCCTCAAAGTATTTCTGGAAGTTTAATGCTTTTTATTATGAACACCTATTATTTTAATAATGATCTCAAAAGATGGATTGATGAAATGAAAACATTCAATAAGGAATTAAAAAATAGAATGAAAAACCATGAAGGTTATGATACAAAGCCTAAAATACTCATTATGGGTTCTCCTATTTATTTTCCAAATATGAAGATACCAAAATTATTAGAGGAATTAGGAGCAGAGGTAGCTGCTTTTGAGATGGAAGGACGTTTTCTATATAAAGATGAGATTACTCCTTATGATAGTTCTTTAAAGGGTCTCCTCTATCATATTGCATTAAAGCATTATTTGTATGATTATTCTCCATATTTTATCTCAAATGAAGATAGAATGAGCTTACTAAAAAACATTGCTAGGACCCGTAAGATTAAAGGTATTCTTTATCATGTGTTAAAGGGACATTTGTCCTACGATTTTGAATTAGAAGATATTGAAAAAGCCTTTAGCAAAGAGGGAATCCCTGTGTTTCGAATAGAAACAGATTATAATTATGAAGATATTGAACAATTAAGAATACGTACAGAAGCGGTAATAGAAATGCTATCAACAAAAGAAATAAATCATTAG
- a CDS encoding DUF4198 domain-containing protein — MELNKNIFKNRKICIIVAIVAVMCTCFSILDYYKDGFYDGENIYRSKNIKVKYDAQGQSKTFYQSLWWKKDLFGDITLNKSASLSDKIAEVYVKTGWNETNRVELSQEQTTDISCYGPTLLGARIDAGIQDIDGDGKKEQVYYYGQTAINGRGFDGDGDGDGDGDEDGPFHKGYDQKNRNTNFQYKHLTFENIEKMSLGIIPAEESVFQVLFKGEPLVNKEIKIISESGLNEVVRTNMDGYFYIKDLRVATNGMNVIYKDDSSEKGENTYHILNYKVQDLDNRGFFSTGKLIGLIIIMILGVIGVNKLLIEKRRKVNNELLFEMNDLEKEDQ, encoded by the coding sequence ATGGAATTGAATAAAAACATATTCAAAAACAGAAAAATTTGTATAATTGTTGCAATTGTAGCAGTTATGTGTACATGCTTTTCAATACTTGATTACTATAAAGACGGTTTTTATGATGGTGAGAATATTTATAGAAGTAAAAATATAAAGGTTAAGTATGATGCTCAAGGACAATCAAAAACATTTTATCAATCTTTATGGTGGAAAAAAGATTTATTTGGGGATATTACCCTTAATAAAAGTGCTAGTTTATCAGATAAGATCGCTGAAGTTTATGTAAAAACAGGATGGAATGAAACAAATCGAGTGGAATTATCACAAGAACAAACTACAGATATTAGTTGCTATGGGCCTACCCTATTAGGAGCACGTATAGATGCAGGTATTCAAGATATAGATGGAGATGGAAAGAAGGAACAAGTATATTATTATGGACAAACAGCTATAAATGGTAGAGGTTTTGATGGAGATGGTGATGGAGACGGTGATGGTGATGAAGATGGACCTTTTCACAAGGGCTATGATCAAAAAAATAGAAATACAAATTTTCAATATAAGCATTTAACATTTGAAAACATTGAAAAAATGAGCTTAGGAATTATTCCAGCAGAAGAAAGTGTTTTTCAAGTATTGTTTAAGGGTGAACCATTAGTAAACAAAGAGATAAAAATCATATCAGAATCAGGACTCAATGAGGTAGTAAGGACTAATATGGATGGATATTTTTATATAAAAGACTTGAGGGTTGCAACAAATGGGATGAATGTAATCTATAAAGATGATTCATCAGAAAAAGGAGAAAATACTTATCATATTCTAAACTATAAGGTGCAGGATTTAGACAATAGAGGATTTTTTTCTACTGGAAAATTAATAGGATTAATAATAATCATGATTTTAGGCGTCATTGGAGTAAATAAGCTGTTAATAGAAAAAAGAAGAAAGGTAAATAATGAACTTCTTTTCGAAATGAATGATTTAGAAAAGGAGGACCAATAG
- a CDS encoding 4Fe-4S binding protein — protein sequence MRRLVPRLRWIILILSFILLTFGVQIVGTRIYNLKLPILQCVYNKDYLVEGSCYTITEFGEWFMNNLTLGNMMSVLFFVGSTILLIIIFGRLLCGFVCPFGFIQDVLTFIREKLHIPAVRFSEKTREKLKLIKWILLFIFLVGFELCELCPVRAIIPPLTGSGLEMDGLSVVVAIVVIVGGFFKDRLWCNYCPMGYLVGIFHKFSFIKLKKDCTACTECGICYEACPMDIKSIYTEREKEDITKNDCIFCMKCIDQCPEDKAIKTTFLGKEIYSSSRDNFHKNHKIYGNLEKKKDVSKLWEPSESRKG from the coding sequence ATGAGAAGATTAGTACCAAGATTAAGATGGATCATTTTAATATTAAGTTTTATTCTCCTTACTTTTGGTGTTCAAATTGTTGGAACAAGAATCTATAATTTGAAACTTCCCATACTCCAATGTGTTTATAATAAGGACTATTTAGTAGAAGGAAGCTGTTATACTATTACGGAATTTGGAGAGTGGTTTATGAACAATTTAACCCTTGGAAATATGATGAGTGTTTTATTTTTCGTAGGCTCAACCATCCTCTTGATCATTATATTTGGTAGATTATTATGTGGTTTTGTATGTCCTTTTGGGTTTATACAAGATGTATTGACTTTTATACGTGAAAAACTGCATATACCAGCTGTGAGGTTTTCTGAAAAGACAAGAGAGAAGCTAAAATTAATAAAATGGATACTGCTTTTTATATTTCTAGTAGGGTTTGAATTGTGTGAACTGTGTCCTGTACGAGCTATTATTCCTCCATTGACAGGAAGTGGACTCGAAATGGATGGTTTAAGTGTGGTAGTTGCAATAGTTGTCATTGTTGGTGGATTTTTTAAAGATCGACTGTGGTGTAATTACTGTCCCATGGGATACTTAGTTGGGATTTTCCATAAATTTTCTTTCATAAAATTAAAAAAAGATTGTACAGCATGTACAGAATGTGGGATTTGTTATGAAGCTTGTCCTATGGATATAAAGAGTATTTATACAGAAAGAGAAAAGGAAGATATTACTAAAAATGATTGTATATTCTGTATGAAATGCATAGATCAGTGTCCAGAGGACAAAGCCATAAAGACTACATTTTTAGGAAAAGAGATATATTCTTCTTCTAGAGATAATTTCCACAAAAACCATAAAATCTATGGAAACCTTGAAAAGAAGAAGGATGTATCGAAATTGTGGGAACCATCAGAAAGTAGGAAGGGGTAG
- a CDS encoding 2-hydroxyacyl-CoA dehydratase family protein — translation MTQNLNDIRKEKRFKRFERNMIRLSYKAIKDLEEMKGCPENFKYFSNVLKRTFVDGESLKDREKVDTIGTYCVMIPEELIYASGALPVRLCGGNHIATLAGDERAPRDACPLVRASIGFQAYDLLPIYKDCKALMIPTTCDGKRKMTSILSKYKKVIPLHVPTLKDEEEAKESFLKDLYALKNTLEKMTGNEITYDRLKYATQAIASAQYEIRRLYNIKKQNPSVIKGTAAMAILNAYAYDRVDLWADALSKLNDELEKRIREKECIGSERSPRILITGSPVVFPNMKIPYLIEEQGGIVAADETCMGERGLYDPVAVTDNSFDGMMRGLAARYTLPCTCPSFTYNDERVFKIKQLIKDFHIDGIVYHVIRGCVSYDFELRNIEEEMKKLNIPILRVETDYNTEDVEQLRIRIEAFMEMIQVEKIKG, via the coding sequence ATGACACAAAATTTAAATGATATAAGAAAAGAGAAAAGATTTAAAAGGTTTGAAAGGAATATGATCAGATTATCTTATAAAGCTATTAAGGATCTTGAAGAAATGAAAGGATGTCCTGAAAATTTCAAATATTTCAGCAATGTATTAAAGAGAACTTTTGTGGATGGTGAGAGTTTAAAGGATAGAGAAAAGGTAGATACCATAGGCACATATTGCGTAATGATTCCAGAAGAATTGATCTATGCTTCTGGAGCATTACCTGTAAGATTGTGTGGAGGAAATCATATTGCTACATTGGCAGGAGATGAAAGAGCACCTAGAGATGCATGTCCTCTTGTACGTGCATCCATAGGATTTCAGGCTTATGATCTTTTACCGATCTATAAGGATTGTAAAGCATTGATGATTCCTACAACATGTGATGGAAAAAGGAAAATGACATCTATTCTCTCAAAGTATAAAAAAGTCATTCCTCTTCATGTTCCTACATTAAAAGATGAAGAAGAAGCAAAGGAAAGCTTTTTAAAAGATTTGTATGCTTTAAAGAACACTTTAGAGAAAATGACAGGAAATGAAATAACCTATGATCGATTAAAGTATGCCACTCAGGCTATAGCTTCTGCTCAATATGAAATTAGACGACTATACAATATAAAAAAGCAAAATCCTTCTGTCATAAAGGGAACTGCAGCTATGGCAATATTAAATGCATATGCATATGATCGGGTGGATTTGTGGGCGGATGCCTTATCTAAATTAAATGATGAGTTAGAAAAAAGAATTAGAGAAAAGGAGTGTATAGGCTCTGAAAGATCTCCTAGGATACTTATTACAGGGTCACCAGTTGTTTTTCCAAATATGAAAATTCCTTATTTGATTGAAGAACAGGGAGGAATTGTTGCAGCAGATGAGACATGCATGGGAGAGAGAGGTCTTTATGATCCTGTGGCAGTAACAGATAATTCTTTTGATGGGATGATGAGAGGATTAGCAGCAAGATATACTTTGCCATGTACTTGTCCATCCTTTACCTATAATGATGAAAGAGTATTTAAAATAAAGCAACTTATAAAGGATTTTCATATAGATGGTATAGTTTACCATGTTATTAGAGGATGTGTATCTTATGATTTTGAACTAAGAAATATTGAAGAGGAAATGAAGAAACTAAATATACCTATACTTAGAGTTGAAACAGATTATAATACAGAAGATGTGGAGCAACTAAGGATAAGAATCGAAGCATTTATGGAAATGATTCAAGTAGAAAAAATAAAAGGATAA
- a CDS encoding acyl-CoA dehydratase activase: protein MRYFAGIDAGSTYVKAALIDEKGVVGVKVANTGIDNVTTAKRLLEELAKDANIKFEDISFIMATGYSRRGIEIASDNISEITAHAYGVRLTAPEGVKPRLIIDIGGQDSKVISLDENLQVNNFVMNDKCAAGTGKFIEVIAGLLETTIDQVGYLSLESIDPCDINSTCVVFAQSEVISLMARKIDRKDILAGMHLSMAKRVSKMARKFDVNVDVLMTGGGALNSGLHGAFEDELMTDIFVANYPQFNGAIGAALIGRERAE, encoded by the coding sequence ATGAGATATTTTGCAGGAATTGATGCAGGATCTACTTATGTAAAAGCAGCATTAATAGATGAAAAAGGGGTCGTAGGTGTAAAGGTAGCTAATACGGGGATTGATAATGTGACTACTGCAAAAAGATTATTAGAAGAATTAGCAAAAGATGCGAATATAAAATTTGAAGATATTTCCTTTATCATGGCAACGGGATATAGTAGAAGAGGGATTGAAATTGCGAGTGATAATATTTCTGAAATTACAGCTCATGCATATGGAGTAAGGCTTACTGCACCAGAGGGAGTAAAACCTAGATTGATTATAGATATTGGAGGACAAGACAGTAAAGTAATTTCTTTAGATGAAAACCTTCAAGTAAATAATTTTGTTATGAATGATAAATGTGCTGCAGGAACAGGAAAATTTATAGAGGTAATTGCGGGGTTACTAGAAACCACAATTGATCAAGTAGGATACTTATCCCTTGAAAGTATAGATCCTTGTGATATCAATAGTACATGTGTTGTTTTTGCACAATCAGAAGTGATTTCATTGATGGCTAGAAAAATTGATCGAAAGGATATTTTAGCAGGAATGCATTTATCCATGGCTAAGAGGGTTTCAAAAATGGCGAGAAAGTTTGATGTGAATGTAGATGTACTTATGACTGGAGGAGGAGCATTAAACAGTGGACTTCACGGGGCTTTTGAAGATGAATTGATGACAGATATATTTGTAGCAAATTATCCACAATTTAATGGGGCTATTGGTGCGGCATTGATTGGAAGAGAAAGGGCTGAGTGA
- a CDS encoding sulfite exporter TauE/SafE family protein, whose protein sequence is MENIIAQYGSPFMAAILIGLGCGFSCGSTSTVFLTTYIMGNENDTKKGFFSVIHFLLGKIMVMILLGLISSLMGTAIIGQNTTIGGFDSKIILNIVEIFTGIMILYKLFKKKSCCDKKSCSKTVTNKEKKERIIEHVPLWLAGVAYGMTPCYPLAVMLLFSATLTSLNACLLMLVFGIFNSISPVIIYGTMAGYFSKKMYKEIPQYVHLIQGMAAVIFIFVGVYPFIIK, encoded by the coding sequence ATGGAAAATATTATTGCTCAGTATGGCTCTCCCTTTATGGCAGCCATATTGATTGGTTTAGGATGTGGTTTTTCTTGTGGTTCAACAAGTACAGTTTTTTTAACCACTTATATTATGGGAAATGAAAATGATACAAAAAAAGGATTCTTTTCTGTAATACATTTTCTTTTAGGAAAAATAATGGTTATGATTTTATTAGGGCTTATTTCATCCTTGATGGGAACTGCAATCATTGGACAAAATACAACTATTGGAGGATTTGATTCGAAAATTATATTAAATATTGTTGAAATTTTCACAGGGATTATGATTCTTTATAAGTTGTTTAAAAAGAAAAGCTGTTGTGATAAAAAAAGCTGTAGCAAAACTGTTACGAACAAAGAAAAAAAGGAAAGAATTATTGAGCATGTTCCTTTATGGTTAGCAGGTGTAGCATATGGTATGACGCCATGTTATCCTCTAGCTGTGATGCTTTTATTTTCAGCAACGCTAACATCATTAAATGCATGTCTTTTAATGTTGGTATTTGGTATTTTTAATTCCATATCACCTGTGATAATTTATGGTACTATGGCTGGATATTTTTCAAAGAAAATGTATAAGGAAATTCCTCAATATGTGCATTTAATCCAAGGAATGGCGGCGGTTATATTTATATTTGTTGGTGTATACCCATTCATAATAAAATAG
- a CDS encoding response regulator transcription factor yields the protein MKAYRILIIEDEEKIARFVELELKYEEYEVAIKHDGREGLKEIEERDYDLVILDIMLPGINGMEVCRRVRRFSDVPIIMLTAKDQVEDKVMGLDLGAHDYLTKPFAIEELLARIRGVLKRAQGVRKNSNHIKIKNLTINTDIHQVKVGENLIDLTKREYELLAYLLKNKQIVLTREQILEAVWGYDYLGDTNVVDVYIRYLRSKIDDPYKEKYIHTVRGVGYVIKDE from the coding sequence GTGAAAGCATATAGAATACTCATTATAGAAGATGAAGAAAAAATCGCTAGGTTTGTTGAACTAGAGCTTAAATATGAGGAGTATGAAGTAGCTATAAAACATGATGGGAGAGAAGGCCTTAAAGAAATTGAAGAAAGAGACTATGATTTAGTAATATTAGATATTATGCTTCCAGGAATTAATGGTATGGAGGTTTGTAGAAGGGTAAGACGCTTTTCAGATGTACCCATCATTATGTTGACAGCGAAAGATCAGGTTGAGGATAAGGTTATGGGGCTTGATTTAGGCGCCCATGATTATTTGACAAAGCCCTTTGCAATAGAAGAATTATTAGCAAGAATTCGAGGGGTTTTGAAAAGAGCACAAGGAGTAAGGAAAAATAGTAATCATATAAAAATAAAAAATTTGACCATAAATACAGATATTCATCAAGTAAAAGTAGGAGAAAATCTTATAGATTTGACTAAGAGAGAATATGAGTTATTAGCATATCTTCTTAAAAATAAGCAAATCGTTTTAACAAGGGAACAGATACTAGAAGCTGTATGGGGATATGATTATCTAGGAGATACTAACGTGGTGGATGTATATATAAGATATTTAAGAAGTAAAATTGATGATCCATATAAAGAAAAGTATATTCATACAGTAAGAGGAGTAGGGTATGTGATTAAAGATGAATAA